From Proteiniborus sp. MB09-C3, the proteins below share one genomic window:
- a CDS encoding FxsA family protein, which yields MLFKIFLLLTIVPIVEIFILFKIAEATTVWTTIVLVITTGFVGAYLAKREGLAIFTSIKIELREGRVPGNQLLNGLCVLIGGILLITPGLLTDITGFTLVLPATRQFYIRFIRKWLSDMIHMGSINIFFRR from the coding sequence GTGTTATTTAAAATTTTTCTTCTGCTTACTATAGTTCCGATAGTTGAAATATTTATACTCTTTAAAATAGCAGAGGCTACTACTGTATGGACAACTATAGTTCTAGTTATTACAACGGGCTTTGTAGGCGCATATCTTGCTAAAAGAGAGGGGCTAGCTATTTTTACAAGTATAAAAATAGAATTAAGAGAAGGCAGGGTTCCAGGAAACCAGCTATTAAATGGTCTATGTGTACTAATTGGCGGAATTCTTCTAATAACCCCTGGATTATTAACGGATATAACGGGCTTTACACTAGTTTTGCCAGCAACAAGACAGTTTTATATAAGATTTATTAGAAAATGGTTATCAGATATGATTCACATGGGGAGCATAAATATTTTTTTTAGGAGATAA
- a CDS encoding amidohydrolase: protein MFSEILNIKRLIEEEIKNIEQDIILWRRHIHQNPELSFHEYETKEYIKSILETFEGIEIVSSTDTSVIGILQGKEKGETIAFKADIDALPIQEDSNISFKSKNDGVMHACGHDAHAAMLLGAAKVLSKFKDKMKGNIKFIFQHAEETIPSGATEIIEKGFIDDVDMILCLHVTPFLASGVLGTKSGPITSALDKFSVTIKGIGGHASTPNETIDPIIMGAEIVTSLQTIVSRTVSPYIPQVVSITYFNTFNTSHSIIPDRVVFGGSIRSIDETTRMLVKNSIHNIIDGITKAYGGEYELDIELGHSPTMNDSMVALLSEKLIKENFEAGTFKKLDTPYLVGDSFSYYAKVKPACFVSLGIRNEDIGSIYYCHNAKFMLDESALLNGVRFLALFGAKQTIGLI from the coding sequence TTGTTTTCAGAGATTTTAAATATTAAAAGATTAATTGAGGAAGAAATTAAAAATATTGAGCAGGACATTATATTATGGAGAAGACATATTCATCAAAACCCTGAATTGTCTTTTCATGAATATGAAACAAAAGAATATATTAAAAGCATATTAGAAACCTTTGAAGGGATTGAAATAGTCAGTTCTACAGATACCAGTGTTATCGGAATATTACAAGGCAAAGAAAAGGGTGAGACAATAGCATTTAAGGCTGATATAGATGCACTTCCCATTCAAGAGGATTCAAATATAAGCTTTAAGTCAAAAAATGATGGAGTCATGCATGCTTGCGGACACGATGCTCATGCGGCTATGCTATTGGGAGCAGCAAAGGTTTTGAGTAAATTTAAGGACAAAATGAAAGGTAATATAAAATTTATATTTCAACATGCAGAGGAAACTATTCCAAGCGGAGCTACTGAAATAATAGAAAAAGGCTTTATTGATGATGTAGATATGATACTCTGTCTCCATGTCACACCTTTCTTAGCTTCTGGAGTACTTGGAACAAAGTCTGGTCCTATAACTTCTGCATTAGACAAGTTTTCTGTAACAATAAAAGGTATAGGAGGTCATGCCTCCACACCAAACGAAACCATAGATCCAATAATAATGGGAGCTGAAATAGTTACTTCATTGCAGACTATAGTCTCAAGAACTGTATCTCCCTATATCCCTCAGGTAGTTTCTATAACTTATTTTAATACATTTAATACCTCGCACAGCATTATTCCTGACAGGGTTGTATTTGGCGGCAGTATAAGAAGTATAGATGAAACAACACGAATGCTTGTGAAAAATAGCATACATAATATAATAGATGGAATTACTAAAGCCTATGGTGGAGAATACGAGCTTGATATAGAACTAGGACATTCACCAACTATGAATGATAGCATGGTGGCTTTATTATCTGAAAAATTGATTAAAGAGAATTTTGAGGCAGGTACATTCAAAAAGTTAGATACTCCTTATTTAGTTGGAGATAGTTTTTCGTACTATGCAAAGGTTAAGCCAGCATGCTTTGTATCTCTTGGGATACGAAATGAAGACATAGGCTCTATATACTATTGTCACAATGCAAAGTTCATGCTTGACGAATCTGCACTTTTGAATGGAGTAAGATTTTTAGCATTATTTGGTGCAAAACAGACAATAGGTCTAATATGA
- a CDS encoding TetR/AcrR family transcriptional regulator codes for MKEDIINEVYRLSNTYGLKKLTMSTLASSLKISKKTIYEYFESKDELINEVLDHYIKKNYDSLNHELKESSSIVEQLKIVCFLFIPRPYDFYENNIKEIELYYPEKYSELQKLMKYKTEKLINIYSKGIELGIFEPNINPITIAFISQSFLKTTYNENMLDMNESKIPLFESFYEILLYGCIKR; via the coding sequence TTGAAGGAAGATATAATAAATGAAGTATATAGGCTCTCCAATACATATGGACTAAAAAAGCTTACTATGTCTACACTTGCATCAAGTCTCAAGATAAGTAAGAAAACCATATACGAATACTTTGAGAGTAAGGATGAATTGATAAACGAAGTCCTAGACCATTATATAAAGAAAAATTATGACTCTCTTAATCATGAATTAAAGGAAAGCAGCAGCATAGTAGAACAGCTTAAAATAGTTTGCTTTTTATTTATTCCAAGGCCCTATGATTTTTATGAAAATAACATAAAAGAAATAGAATTGTACTATCCAGAAAAATATTCAGAATTACAAAAGCTTATGAAATATAAAACTGAAAAGCTAATCAACATATATTCTAAAGGTATAGAACTGGGCATATTTGAACCTAATATTAATCCCATAACCATAGCTTTTATTTCACAATCTTTTTTGAAAACTACGTACAATGAAAATATGCTAGATATGAATGAATCAAAAATACCATTGTTTGAAAGCTTTTACGAAATACTCCTCTATGGCTGTATAAAGAGGTAA
- a CDS encoding aldo/keto reductase — protein MEKRFLGKTGLEISVIGFGGIPIQRVDKEAAVDLIEELNKQGINFIDTARGYTISEELIGCGLEKAGRHNFILATKSMVRDYQGMKNDIEISLKNLRTEYIDLYQLHNVRTEDEYNKVIGEDGALRALKEAKDKGKIKHIGITSHDLNILEKGIESGCFETIQFPYNPVERQAEELFKRANSLGLGVIVMKPLAGGAITNAELSLRFILENPHVGVAIPGMDSIEQIRKNARVGNEYRKLNDRERETILAEAKELGTEFCRRCGYCAPCPQGIDIPNQFLMEGYYTRYSLKDWAKERYAGFNNKASDCIECGQCETRCPYDLPIRKMLKKVANILG, from the coding sequence ATGGAAAAAAGGTTTTTAGGGAAAACAGGCCTAGAGATATCAGTAATTGGCTTTGGAGGTATCCCAATACAGAGAGTGGACAAGGAAGCTGCTGTAGATTTAATAGAGGAATTAAATAAACAAGGAATTAACTTTATTGATACAGCTAGAGGTTATACAATAAGTGAGGAATTAATAGGCTGTGGTCTAGAGAAGGCTGGAAGACATAATTTTATTCTAGCTACAAAATCTATGGTTAGAGATTATCAGGGAATGAAAAATGATATTGAAATAAGCCTTAAAAATTTAAGAACTGAATATATAGATCTCTATCAATTACATAATGTAAGAACGGAAGATGAATATAATAAGGTTATAGGTGAAGATGGTGCATTAAGAGCGCTTAAAGAGGCAAAGGATAAAGGAAAAATAAAGCACATTGGCATAACTAGTCATGATTTAAACATACTTGAAAAAGGAATAGAATCTGGATGCTTTGAGACTATTCAATTTCCTTATAATCCAGTAGAGAGACAAGCAGAGGAATTATTTAAAAGGGCTAATAGTTTGGGACTTGGTGTTATAGTAATGAAGCCTTTAGCTGGCGGAGCAATTACTAATGCAGAGCTTTCCTTAAGATTTATATTAGAAAATCCACATGTTGGGGTAGCGATACCGGGCATGGATAGTATAGAGCAAATAAGGAAAAATGCTAGAGTTGGGAATGAATATAGAAAGCTTAATGATAGAGAAAGAGAAACAATTTTAGCAGAAGCTAAAGAGCTTGGAACAGAATTCTGTAGAAGATGCGGATACTGTGCACCATGTCCACAGGGAATTGATATACCTAATCAGTTTCTAATGGAGGGCTACTATACAAGATACAGTCTTAAGGATTGGGCAAAGGAAAGGTATGCGGGCTTTAATAATAAGGCAAGTGACTGCATAGAATGTGGCCAATGCGAAACTAGATGTCCTTATGATTTACCTATAAGGAAGATGCTGAAGAAGGTTGCAAATATTTTAGGATAA